The window ATGTCCCAGGCCTCGTAGGCGTCGATCCGGTCCCAGGCCCACTGCTGGCTGAGGCCCGGGTCGTTGGGCGTCCAGTCGACGGTGAAGATGTAGTTGGGTTCCGCGTACACGACGTTGGGGTTCATCTTCAGGGCCTTGAGGGTCGCCTCTGCGGCCTTCAGGTCGGCCTTGGCGGACAGGGCCGGGAACTCCAGCACCTCCACGTCCAGGGCCGCCACGCGGTCCACCACCTTCGCCCCCACCTGACTGGCGATGGCCGCCCGCTGGGCCGCCGCGAGGCCCGGTTTGAACTGGACGAGGAACTGACCGGGAACCGCCGGGGCCGTCAGGTCCGCTCGCACCTGGTCCTTCGGCGAGACTGCCTGAGCCTGAGCCAGAACCGGGGTCTGCGCCGAGGCAGCGAGCACGGTGCACAGGGCCGTGAGCCAGATCGCAACTCGCTTCATGGGTCCTCCTCCTTTCCGTTCTGCAGGCCGGTGGAGCCTGCCCCGCGTTGGTGCGGTGTGGCCATGGTAAGGCCAACCAGGAGGAAGGACAAGGGAGTGCTGGCGCTTTTCGCCAAGGGCTGAACGTGTAGCTATTAACATGCAGGATGCGAAGCGAAACGCGCGAACATAAGGAAACATATGTTCTTTTCAAAGGGGCGAGGGTGGGTGCATCCGGAACTGGCCGCACTCTACCAGGAGGACCAGAGGGACCGCATGAACTTGCCGGCCGACCCGCAGGGCCTGCAGGCGATGGCCGAGCGCGACCGCCGGCGCCGGGCGAGGGCAGCGGCGCTGGTCGCCGAGGGCGCGCTGACGACCGCCCAGGACTACTTCCACGCCGCCATGCTGCTGCAGCACGGCGACGGCCCGGACGATTTCCGCCGGGCGCACGAGCTGGCCCTGCGGGCGGTGGAGCTGGGCCATCCCGAGCAGAAACGAGCCAGGTGGCTGGCCGCGGCCTCCCTGGACTTGGCTGACCGCCCAGGGGAAGCCCCAGAAGTACGGCACGCAGTTCTTCAAGGACAGCCAGGGCTGGCGGCTGCTGCCCTACGACCCGGAGACCACGGACGAGGAGCGGGCGGAGTGGGGCGTGCCGCCGCTGGCGGAGACCCTGCGCCGGGTGGAGGAGGAGCTTAGCCCACGCGCGCCGCGAGGATCCCCGCCGCCAGCGCCAGCTGCTTCTCCACCTCGGCGGGGGCAGTGCCCCCCTGCGAGGTGCGCAGGTTGACGCAGGTCTCGGGGGCGATGGCCTGGTAGATGTCCTCCTCGAACAGGTCCGAGAACGCCTTGAACTCCGCCATGGTGCAGTCGGCCAGGAACTTGCCCCGCTCGATGCAGTAGAGCACCGCCCGGCCCACCACCTCGTGGGCCTCGCGGAAGGGCATGCCCTTCTTCGCCAGGTAGTCGGCCATGTCGGTGGCGTTGGAGAAGTCCTGCCGCACCGCCTGGGCCATCCGCTCCCGGTTGAACTTCACCGTGGCCAGCATGCCCGTCATCACCGTCAGGCAGGCCTTCAGGGTGTCCACGGCGTCAAAGAGCCGCTCCTTGTCCTCCTGCAGGTCGCTGTGATACGTGAGGGGGATCCCCTTCAGCACCGTCAGCAGGGCCATCAGGTCGCCGTAGACCCGGCCCGTCTTGCCCCGCACGAGCTCGGCGACGTCGGGGTTCTTCTTCTGCGGCATGATGGACGAGCCGGTGGCGTAGGCGTCGTCCATCTCCACGAAGCCGAACTCGGTGGAGGACCAGTTGACCAGCTCCTCCGCCAGCCTGGAGAGGTGCATCTGGCAGATGGCCGCGGCCGCCACGAACTCGATGATGAAGTCCCGGTCGCTCACCGCGTCCATCGAGTTGGGGTAGACGCCGGCGAAGCCCAGCTCCGCCGCCGTGAACTCCCGGTCGATGGGGAAGGTCGTGCCAGCCATCGCCCCTGCGCCCAGCGGCGAGAGGTCAGCGCGCTTGCGGGCGTCGGCGAGGCGGCCGTAGTCCCGCTCCAGCATCCAGAAGTAGGCCATGAGGTGGTGCGAGAGCAGAACCGGCTGCGCCCGCTGCAGGTGGGTGTATCCCGGCATGATGACGCCCATCTGCTCCCGGGCCCGGTCCAGGAGGGTTCCCTGCAGGTCGCTGATCAGCCGCTGCACCGCGTCGATTTCGTCCTTCACCCACAGGTGCACGTCCGTGACCACCTGGTCGTTCCGGCTGCGGGCCGTGTGCAGCCGTCCCCCCGCCGGGCCGATCTTCTCGATCAGCCGCTTCTCGATGTTCAGATGGATGTCCTCGTACTCCTGGCGGAAGGGGAACTGGCCCGCCTCGATCTCGGCCTCGATCTCCCGCAGCCCCCGTTCGATGAGGTCCGCGTCCTCCGCCGGGATGATCCCCTGCTTCGCCAGCATCCGGGCGTGCGCGATCGAGCCCCGGATGTCCTGCCTGTAGAGCCGGCGGTCGAAGGACAGCGAGGAGGTGAACCCCTCGGCGGTCTTGTCGGCTGACTTGGTGAAGCGCCCTCCCCAGAGCTTGGTCATGGCACGCGGCCTCCTCGCAATCCGAAGTCTGCATGATTATACTACTTGCCGCATAATCATTCAACCTACCGGTGCGGAAAACCCGGTCGGACACCGCTCGGTCCGGCCGGGTTCGCGTTCGCATCGATGGCTACCGGGACGCGGTGACGGTAAACCCGCCCTGCCGCTCGACGACCAGCCGCCGGGCGCCGGCCACGCCGGAGGCATCCCGTACGGGCGTGCCGTCCAGGGCGAGGTCGCCCGCGAAGCCGTGGAGCAGCAGCTCCACCCGCCGCCACGTGGGCGTGTAGCCGCCCTCGGGCAGGCTCACGGTCACCCGGTCCGGCTGCACCGTGATCCGGGTACGGGCGAAGACGCCCCGCTGGTAGCCGTAGCCCTCGCCCTCGTCCTCGTACAGCGTGAAGTCGCCCTCGCCGGCGTAGACGTGCAGCGTCAGCGTCTCCATCGGCACGGCGCCGGTGTGGCTCATCTCGGGCCCCATGGGCAGCGCCGCGCCGGCCCGCACATAGAGCGGGATCACGTCCAGCGGCGCCTCAGCCACGACGTACCGGCCGCCCGCGAGGCGCTCCCCGGTCCAGAAGTCGTACCAGGCGCCCGCAGGCAGGTAGACCAGCCGCCGGGTGACCCCGGGCTGGTAGACCGGCGCCGCCAGGAGATCACGGCCGATCAGCACCTGGTCCGAGATGTGCCACGTCTCCGGGTCCTCCTGGTGCTCCAGCACCAGCGGCCGCATGGCGGGCAGCCCGGTGCGGGCGGCCTCCTCCATCAGCGTGTAGACATACGGCAGCAGCCGGTAGCGCAGCCGGATGTACTTGCGGCAGATCGCCTCGACCTCGGGGCCGAAGGACCACGGCTCCTGGTCCCGGGTGCCCCAGGCGGTGTGCATCCGGAAGAAGGGCGTCAGGGCACCGATGGCGATCCAGCGGGCAACCAGCTCGCCGTTGGGGTTGGCGTTGAAGCCGCCGACATCGGTGCCGACGAAGGGGACGCCGGAGAGCCCCATGCCCGCGCACATGGTCATGTGGGCCAGGATGTGCTCCCACCAGGAGTGGTTGTCGCCCATCCAGACGGCGGCGTACCGCTGGATTCCCGCGTAGCCCGACCGGGTGAGGATGAAGGGCCGCAGGCCGGGACGGTGCCGCTTCCACCCCTCGTACGTGGCCCGGGCCATATTGAAGCCATAGAGGTTGTGCACCGCCGCGTGAGGGACGCGCTCCCCGGACTCGCCCTGGAGGGCGTCGTGGGGAAGGGTCTTCTCGCCCGCGGCGTTGCCCAGCCAGTTGGCCGGCTCGTTCATGTCGTTCCACACGCCGGCGACGCCCTTGTCGTAGTACGCCTCCCGGTAGAGGTCGCCCCACCAGGCGCGCACCGACGCCCGCTGGAAGTCGGGGAAGACGGACGCGCCGGGCCAGACCTCGCCCACCGTCAGCGAGCCGTCCGGCTGGGTGATGAAATACCCCTTCTCCACGCCCTCGCGGTAGACCGCGTACTGCTCGTCCTGCTTCACGCCGGGGTCGACGATGGTGACCACCCGGAAGCCGTCGCGGCCCAGGTCGGCCACGAGCCCCTCAGGATCGGGGAAGCGCTCCCGGTCCCACGTGAAGACCCGGTAGCCGTCCATGTAGTCGA of the Symbiobacterium terraclitae genome contains:
- the argH gene encoding argininosuccinate lyase; translated protein: MTKLWGGRFTKSADKTAEGFTSSLSFDRRLYRQDIRGSIAHARMLAKQGIIPAEDADLIERGLREIEAEIEAGQFPFRQEYEDIHLNIEKRLIEKIGPAGGRLHTARSRNDQVVTDVHLWVKDEIDAVQRLISDLQGTLLDRAREQMGVIMPGYTHLQRAQPVLLSHHLMAYFWMLERDYGRLADARKRADLSPLGAGAMAGTTFPIDREFTAAELGFAGVYPNSMDAVSDRDFIIEFVAAAAICQMHLSRLAEELVNWSSTEFGFVEMDDAYATGSSIMPQKKNPDVAELVRGKTGRVYGDLMALLTVLKGIPLTYHSDLQEDKERLFDAVDTLKACLTVMTGMLATVKFNRERMAQAVRQDFSNATDMADYLAKKGMPFREAHEVVGRAVLYCIERGKFLADCTMAEFKAFSDLFEEDIYQAIAPETCVNLRTSQGGTAPAEVEKQLALAAGILAARVG
- a CDS encoding glycoside hydrolase family 31 protein, which produces MSQLERVTDWHTTAHDLVLRFRGATLTLTPLAGDLIRLRVASDGATAPSTGAVVWDREPVAPQVTEHAGGLTLAAGRVRVEIALAPLRLSWYEGDRLFAQDEAILAAPDRVVLRRAMPPDEHYYGFGEKTGYLDKRGRRLEMWATDEGNHTPSADPLYQSIPFFLALRDGRAHGLFVDCGARSVFDMGSLDPADAYTVEVFSPVLDAYVFAGPRMADIVRRYAELTGRMELPPLWSLGFHQCRWSYFPEAKVREVARNFREREIPCDAIWLDIDYMDGYRVFTWDRERFPDPEGLVADLGRDGFRVVTIVDPGVKQDEQYAVYREGVEKGYFITQPDGSLTVGEVWPGASVFPDFQRASVRAWWGDLYREAYYDKGVAGVWNDMNEPANWLGNAAGEKTLPHDALQGESGERVPHAAVHNLYGFNMARATYEGWKRHRPGLRPFILTRSGYAGIQRYAAVWMGDNHSWWEHILAHMTMCAGMGLSGVPFVGTDVGGFNANPNGELVARWIAIGALTPFFRMHTAWGTRDQEPWSFGPEVEAICRKYIRLRYRLLPYVYTLMEEAARTGLPAMRPLVLEHQEDPETWHISDQVLIGRDLLAAPVYQPGVTRRLVYLPAGAWYDFWTGERLAGGRYVVAEAPLDVIPLYVRAGAALPMGPEMSHTGAVPMETLTLHVYAGEGDFTLYEDEGEGYGYQRGVFARTRITVQPDRVTVSLPEGGYTPTWRRVELLLHGFAGDLALDGTPVRDASGVAGARRLVVERQGGFTVTASR